Genomic segment of bacterium:
GAATATTTGAAGAAAATATCTAAAGAAATGCTCCAGGGAAGCTCTGTATTAAAATGAAATACTCCTGATTCCCGCTTTTTTGACCTTTCACTGGCGAAGCAAAGGCCGGAGAACATGTCTTACCAAGCGCATGAACATAATCGCTGACTAAACGTGTTGCCAATAACTGATGCGCTGGATCTTTCACAACTCCACCCTTCTCGATATATTCGGGCCCAAGCTCAAATTGCGGTTTTACTAACGCAAGAATTTTAGCCTCTACCCTTTCTAAAGCATTAAAAATGAAGCTTAGGGTTTGTCTTAAACTTATAAAACTTAAATCAACGACAACAAGAGTCGGGGGTCCTGAGCTAAACAATTGATCAGTAAGGTCCTTAACGTGAAACTCTTCGCGAGCACAAACACGTATATCGTTACGAATCCGATCGACAAGCTGATGCTTCCCAACATCAAGCGCATACACAAAGCTTGCTCCATGTTGCAGTAAGCAGTCAGTAAATCCCCCCGTAGAAGAACCGATATCGAGGCAGATTTTTCCATGAACATTTATTTGGAAATGCTGCAGCGCAGCTTCGAGTTTATCACCCCCACGGCTAACATATTTAAGTGGCTGATTACGCAGTCGTATTTGCGCATGGCAGTCAACAAAGGTCCCAGCTTTATCAACCGGAACTTCGTTAACGAGGACCTCTCCAGCCATGATTAAGGCTTGAGCTTTTTTCTCACAACTAGCAAGTCCAGCCTCAACCACAAGCTTGTCGATTCTTTGTTTAGGCGAAGCCATCAGGGCTAATGCAGTACATGCTTACGTTTAAGT
This window contains:
- a CDS encoding TlyA family RNA methyltransferase — its product is MASPKQRIDKLVVEAGLASCEKKAQALIMAGEVLVNEVPVDKAGTFVDCHAQIRLRNQPLKYVSRGGDKLEAALQHFQINVHGKICLDIGSSTGGFTDCLLQHGASFVYALDVGKHQLVDRIRNDIRVCAREEFHVKDLTDQLFSSGPPTLVVVDLSFISLRQTLSFIFNALERVEAKILALVKPQFELGPEYIEKGGVVKDPAHQLLATRLVSDYVHALGKTCSPAFASPVKGQKSGNQEYFILIQSFPGAFL